The genomic DNA CAGTTGTGCTAGGTGACGGCCGATAAATCCGCTACCGCCGATAATGAGGAGCCGATCCGCAGGCCCGCCACTCACCGCATCGACCCACGATGCTGGCCCAACTCGCGAGCAACGGCGTCCAGGTCTGCCTCCACCATCAGTTTGACCAGCTCTGGGAAGCGCACCGTCGGCTGCCAACCAAGCTTTCGCCTGGCTTTGCTTGCATCGCCAATCAACTGGTCGACCTCCGCGGGGCGAAACAAGGTCGGATCGACCCGCACAAACTCGCGCCAATCCAACCCAACGTGGGCAAAGGCCAGCCGGGCAAAGTCCTCAACGCTGTGCGCCTCGCCCGTGGCGATCACATAATCCCCCGGTTGCTTCTGCTGCAACATCAACCACATGGCTTGCACATAATCCTTCGCATAACCCCAATCACGACGGGCACGAAGGTTCCCCAGGCGCAATTCTCGAGCCACGCCAAGCTTGATCCGCGCCACCGCATCGGTGATTTTGCGCGACACAAATTCCTTTCCACGTCGCGGCGACTCGTGATTGAACAGAATTCCACAGCAAGCGAATAGTCCGTAGCTCTCGCGATAGTTGACTGTGATGTAATGGCCGTAAGTTTTCGCCACCCCGTAGGGGCTGCGGGGGTAAAACGGGGTGTCTTCGTTTTGCGGCACCTCGCGCACTTTGCCGAACATCTCGCTTGACGAGGCCTGATAAAACCGGATCCCCGGGTCCACCCAACGAATCGCCTCGAGCAAACGAGCCACCC from Candidatus Binatia bacterium includes the following:
- the gmd gene encoding GDP-mannose 4,6-dehydratase, which gives rise to MSERRALITGISGQDGSYLAELLLEQGYRVFGAVRRSSGENLHRIQHLLHEVELIHADLLDQQSLVAMLKRARPHEVYNLAAQSYVPLSWEQPMLTAEFNAVGVARLLEAIRWVDPGIRFYQASSSEMFGKVREVPQNEDTPFYPRSPYGVAKTYGHYITVNYRESYGLFACCGILFNHESPRRGKEFVSRKITDAVARIKLGVARELRLGNLRARRDWGYAKDYVQAMWLMLQQKQPGDYVIATGEAHSVEDFARLAFAHVGLDWREFVRVDPTLFRPAEVDQLIGDASKARRKLGWQPTVRFPELVKLMVEADLDAVARELGQHRGSMR